A window of the Arachis duranensis cultivar V14167 chromosome 5, aradu.V14167.gnm2.J7QH, whole genome shotgun sequence genome harbors these coding sequences:
- the LOC107490066 gene encoding DNA (cytosine-5)-methyltransferase DRM2 isoform X4 — MGGDESGGESDSFDWNSEDEREIENFQSSSLRLTVPNGAVLTGSGEASPSAGPSNSKVFDHFVSMGFPREMVSKVIEEYGEENEDKLLEELLSYSVIESSPQPQQRIEPNHCSLVLESPHQPQVKIEPDLSSSEGGVSSWENSDSDALSDEEEMTKSLRGSDNIVLTLVKMGYKQDEALIAIERLGCNSSVDELIDFIGVAQMAKAEDALLPPEEKPGISKLNKRRYYELEVLGRKRPKSCEKRIISEDDDEPLHLPNPMIGFGVPTEPAIIKHRKLPDDAVGPPYFYYENVALAPKGVWQTISRFLYEVEPEFVDSKFFCAAARKRGYIHNLPIENRFPLLPLPPRTIHEAFPLTRKWWPSWDTRTKLNCLQTAIGSAKLTERIRKALENYDGEPPEDVQRFVLEQCRKWNLVWVGRNKVAPLEPDEVETLLGFPRNHTRGGGISRTDRYKSLGNSFQVDTVAYHLSVLKDMYPNGMNILSLFSGIGGAEVALHRLGIPLKNVVSVEKSEVNRNIVRSWWEQTNQKGNLIDLDDVQQLNGDRIEKLMNTFGGFDLIVGGSPCNNLAGSNRVSRDGLEGKESSLFFDYCRILDLVKNIMTTNQ; from the exons ATG GGTGGCGATGAGTCTGGTGGGGAGAGTGATAGCTTTGATTGGAACAGCGAAGATGAGCGTGAAATTGAGAACTTTCAGTCTTCTTCTTTACGTTTAACTGTTCCTAATGGAGCGGTTCTCACTGGGTCTGGAGAG GCAAGCCCCTCTGCAGGTCCATCTAATTCCAAGGTATTTGATCATTTCGTGAGTATGGGATTTCCGAGAGAAATGGTCTCCAAAGTAATTGAGGAATATG GTGAGGAAAATGAAGACAAACTACTTGAAGAACTTCTCTCGTACTCG GTTATAGAAAGTTCTCCTCAGCCCCAACAGCGAATTGAACCAAATCATTGCTCTTTG GTTTTAGAAAGTCCCCATCAACCACAAGTAAAAATTGAGCCAGATCTTAGCTCTTCTGAAGGTGGAGTGAGCTCTTGGGAAAACTCAGATTCTGATGCTTTATCCGATGAGGAG GAAATGACGAAATCTCTTCGTGGGAGTGACAACATTGTATTGACGTTGGTGAAAATGGGGTACAAGCAGGATGAAGCCCTAATTGCCATAGAAAGATTAG GTTGCAACTCTTCTGTAGATGAACTAATAGATTTTATAGGTGTTGCTCAAATGGCAAAGGCTGAAGATGCTCTTCTACCTCCTGAAGAAAAG CCTGGCATTTCTAAGTTAAATAAGCGAAGATATTATGAATTAGAAGTGTTGGGAAGGAAAAGGCCTAAAAGCTGTGAGAAGAGAATAATCagtgaagatgatgatgagccACTTCATCTTCCAAACCCGATGATTGGTTTTGGGGTTCCTACTGAGCCAGCTATCATAAAACACAGAAAACTTCCAGACGATGCTGTTGGGCCTCCTTACTTCTATTATGAAAATGTGGCACTTGCACCAAAGGGGGTTTGGCAAACTATTTCTAGGTTCTTGTATGAGGTGGAACCTGAATTTGTTGACTCAAAGTTTTTCTGCGCTGCAGCCAGGAAAAGGGGCTATATCCACAATCTTCCCATTGAAAACAGATTCCCACTTCTTCCACTTCCGCCACGTACAATACATGAGGCGTTTCCCCTAACAAGGAAGTGGTGGCCTTCATGGGACACTAGGACCAAACTAAATTGTCTGCAAACAGCTATTGGCAGTGCAAAACTAACAGAGAGAATCAGGAAGGCTCTAGAGAACTATGATGGAGAGCCACCTGAGGATGTCCAAAGGTTTGTTCTTGAGCAGTGTCGGAAATGGAATCTGGTTTGGGTGGGAAGGAATAAGGTTGCTCCACTAGAGCCTGATGAAGTTGAAACACTGTTGGGTTTCCCAAGGAACCACACTAGAGGAGGCGGGATAAGTCGAACTGACAGATACAAGTCACTTGGCAATTCATTCCAG GTCGACACAGTGGCATACCACTTGTCAGTTCTGAAGGACATGTATCCCAATGGTATGAacattctttctctgttttctgGGATCGGCGGTGCTGAGGTTGCCCTTCATCGTCTTGGCATCCCCCTTAAGAACGTTGTTTCAGTTGAGAAGTCAGAAGTGAACAGAAACATAGTTCGAAGCTGGTGGGAGCAAACAAACCAGAAGGGTAATCTTATTGACTTGGATGATGTGCAACAGCTAAACGGCGATCGTATCGAGAAGCTGATGAACACATTTGGGGGTTTCGATCTCATTGTTGGCGGCAGCCCTTGCAACAACCTTGCTGGGAGCAATAGGGTAAGCAGGGATGGATTAGAGGGTAAAGAATCTTCCCTCTTTTTTGATTACTGCCGTATTCTTGACTTGGTTAAGAATATAATGACCACCAACCAATGA
- the LOC107490066 gene encoding DNA (cytosine-5)-methyltransferase DRM2 isoform X3: protein MELLQGGDESGGESDSFDWNSEDEREIENFQSSSLRLTVPNGAVLTGSGEASPSAGPSNSKVFDHFVSMGFPREMVSKVIEEYGEENEDKLLEELLSYSVIESSPQPQQRIEPNHCSLVLESPHQPQVKIEPDLSSSEGGVSSWENSDSDALSDEEEMTKSLRGSDNIVLTLVKMGYKQDEALIAIERLGCNSSVDELIDFIGVAQMAKAEDALLPPEEKPGISKLNKRRYYELEVLGRKRPKSCEKRIISEDDDEPLHLPNPMIGFGVPTEPAIIKHRKLPDDAVGPPYFYYENVALAPKGVWQTISRFLYEVEPEFVDSKFFCAAARKRGYIHNLPIENRFPLLPLPPRTIHEAFPLTRKWWPSWDTRTKLNCLQTAIGSAKLTERIRKALENYDGEPPEDVQRFVLEQCRKWNLVWVGRNKVAPLEPDEVETLLGFPRNHTRGGGISRTDRYKSLGNSFQVDTVAYHLSVLKDMYPNGMNILSLFSGIGGAEVALHRLGIPLKNVVSVEKSEVNRNIVRSWWEQTNQKGNLIDLDDVQQLNGDRIEKLMNTFGGFDLIVGGSPCNNLAGSNRVSRDGLEGKESSLFFDYCRILDLVKNIMTTNQ from the exons ATG GAATTATTGCAGGGTGGCGATGAGTCTGGTGGGGAGAGTGATAGCTTTGATTGGAACAGCGAAGATGAGCGTGAAATTGAGAACTTTCAGTCTTCTTCTTTACGTTTAACTGTTCCTAATGGAGCGGTTCTCACTGGGTCTGGAGAG GCAAGCCCCTCTGCAGGTCCATCTAATTCCAAGGTATTTGATCATTTCGTGAGTATGGGATTTCCGAGAGAAATGGTCTCCAAAGTAATTGAGGAATATG GTGAGGAAAATGAAGACAAACTACTTGAAGAACTTCTCTCGTACTCG GTTATAGAAAGTTCTCCTCAGCCCCAACAGCGAATTGAACCAAATCATTGCTCTTTG GTTTTAGAAAGTCCCCATCAACCACAAGTAAAAATTGAGCCAGATCTTAGCTCTTCTGAAGGTGGAGTGAGCTCTTGGGAAAACTCAGATTCTGATGCTTTATCCGATGAGGAG GAAATGACGAAATCTCTTCGTGGGAGTGACAACATTGTATTGACGTTGGTGAAAATGGGGTACAAGCAGGATGAAGCCCTAATTGCCATAGAAAGATTAG GTTGCAACTCTTCTGTAGATGAACTAATAGATTTTATAGGTGTTGCTCAAATGGCAAAGGCTGAAGATGCTCTTCTACCTCCTGAAGAAAAG CCTGGCATTTCTAAGTTAAATAAGCGAAGATATTATGAATTAGAAGTGTTGGGAAGGAAAAGGCCTAAAAGCTGTGAGAAGAGAATAATCagtgaagatgatgatgagccACTTCATCTTCCAAACCCGATGATTGGTTTTGGGGTTCCTACTGAGCCAGCTATCATAAAACACAGAAAACTTCCAGACGATGCTGTTGGGCCTCCTTACTTCTATTATGAAAATGTGGCACTTGCACCAAAGGGGGTTTGGCAAACTATTTCTAGGTTCTTGTATGAGGTGGAACCTGAATTTGTTGACTCAAAGTTTTTCTGCGCTGCAGCCAGGAAAAGGGGCTATATCCACAATCTTCCCATTGAAAACAGATTCCCACTTCTTCCACTTCCGCCACGTACAATACATGAGGCGTTTCCCCTAACAAGGAAGTGGTGGCCTTCATGGGACACTAGGACCAAACTAAATTGTCTGCAAACAGCTATTGGCAGTGCAAAACTAACAGAGAGAATCAGGAAGGCTCTAGAGAACTATGATGGAGAGCCACCTGAGGATGTCCAAAGGTTTGTTCTTGAGCAGTGTCGGAAATGGAATCTGGTTTGGGTGGGAAGGAATAAGGTTGCTCCACTAGAGCCTGATGAAGTTGAAACACTGTTGGGTTTCCCAAGGAACCACACTAGAGGAGGCGGGATAAGTCGAACTGACAGATACAAGTCACTTGGCAATTCATTCCAG GTCGACACAGTGGCATACCACTTGTCAGTTCTGAAGGACATGTATCCCAATGGTATGAacattctttctctgttttctgGGATCGGCGGTGCTGAGGTTGCCCTTCATCGTCTTGGCATCCCCCTTAAGAACGTTGTTTCAGTTGAGAAGTCAGAAGTGAACAGAAACATAGTTCGAAGCTGGTGGGAGCAAACAAACCAGAAGGGTAATCTTATTGACTTGGATGATGTGCAACAGCTAAACGGCGATCGTATCGAGAAGCTGATGAACACATTTGGGGGTTTCGATCTCATTGTTGGCGGCAGCCCTTGCAACAACCTTGCTGGGAGCAATAGGGTAAGCAGGGATGGATTAGAGGGTAAAGAATCTTCCCTCTTTTTTGATTACTGCCGTATTCTTGACTTGGTTAAGAATATAATGACCACCAACCAATGA
- the LOC107490066 gene encoding DNA (cytosine-5)-methyltransferase DRM2 isoform X2: MIHDGITKKNRPEDLCLCKAERLKMGGDESGGESDSFDWNSEDEREIENFQSSSLRLTVPNGAVLTGSGEASPSAGPSNSKVFDHFVSMGFPREMVSKVIEEYGEENEDKLLEELLSYSVIESSPQPQQRIEPNHCSLVLESPHQPQVKIEPDLSSSEGGVSSWENSDSDALSDEEEMTKSLRGSDNIVLTLVKMGYKQDEALIAIERLGCNSSVDELIDFIGVAQMAKAEDALLPPEEKPGISKLNKRRYYELEVLGRKRPKSCEKRIISEDDDEPLHLPNPMIGFGVPTEPAIIKHRKLPDDAVGPPYFYYENVALAPKGVWQTISRFLYEVEPEFVDSKFFCAAARKRGYIHNLPIENRFPLLPLPPRTIHEAFPLTRKWWPSWDTRTKLNCLQTAIGSAKLTERIRKALENYDGEPPEDVQRFVLEQCRKWNLVWVGRNKVAPLEPDEVETLLGFPRNHTRGGGISRTDRYKSLGNSFQVDTVAYHLSVLKDMYPNGMNILSLFSGIGGAEVALHRLGIPLKNVVSVEKSEVNRNIVRSWWEQTNQKGNLIDLDDVQQLNGDRIEKLMNTFGGFDLIVGGSPCNNLAGSNRVSRDGLEGKESSLFFDYCRILDLVKNIMTTNQ; this comes from the exons ATGATTCATGATGGAATCACAAAGAAAAACAGG CCCGAAGATCTGTGTCTTTGCAAAGCTGAGAGATTGAAGATG GGTGGCGATGAGTCTGGTGGGGAGAGTGATAGCTTTGATTGGAACAGCGAAGATGAGCGTGAAATTGAGAACTTTCAGTCTTCTTCTTTACGTTTAACTGTTCCTAATGGAGCGGTTCTCACTGGGTCTGGAGAG GCAAGCCCCTCTGCAGGTCCATCTAATTCCAAGGTATTTGATCATTTCGTGAGTATGGGATTTCCGAGAGAAATGGTCTCCAAAGTAATTGAGGAATATG GTGAGGAAAATGAAGACAAACTACTTGAAGAACTTCTCTCGTACTCG GTTATAGAAAGTTCTCCTCAGCCCCAACAGCGAATTGAACCAAATCATTGCTCTTTG GTTTTAGAAAGTCCCCATCAACCACAAGTAAAAATTGAGCCAGATCTTAGCTCTTCTGAAGGTGGAGTGAGCTCTTGGGAAAACTCAGATTCTGATGCTTTATCCGATGAGGAG GAAATGACGAAATCTCTTCGTGGGAGTGACAACATTGTATTGACGTTGGTGAAAATGGGGTACAAGCAGGATGAAGCCCTAATTGCCATAGAAAGATTAG GTTGCAACTCTTCTGTAGATGAACTAATAGATTTTATAGGTGTTGCTCAAATGGCAAAGGCTGAAGATGCTCTTCTACCTCCTGAAGAAAAG CCTGGCATTTCTAAGTTAAATAAGCGAAGATATTATGAATTAGAAGTGTTGGGAAGGAAAAGGCCTAAAAGCTGTGAGAAGAGAATAATCagtgaagatgatgatgagccACTTCATCTTCCAAACCCGATGATTGGTTTTGGGGTTCCTACTGAGCCAGCTATCATAAAACACAGAAAACTTCCAGACGATGCTGTTGGGCCTCCTTACTTCTATTATGAAAATGTGGCACTTGCACCAAAGGGGGTTTGGCAAACTATTTCTAGGTTCTTGTATGAGGTGGAACCTGAATTTGTTGACTCAAAGTTTTTCTGCGCTGCAGCCAGGAAAAGGGGCTATATCCACAATCTTCCCATTGAAAACAGATTCCCACTTCTTCCACTTCCGCCACGTACAATACATGAGGCGTTTCCCCTAACAAGGAAGTGGTGGCCTTCATGGGACACTAGGACCAAACTAAATTGTCTGCAAACAGCTATTGGCAGTGCAAAACTAACAGAGAGAATCAGGAAGGCTCTAGAGAACTATGATGGAGAGCCACCTGAGGATGTCCAAAGGTTTGTTCTTGAGCAGTGTCGGAAATGGAATCTGGTTTGGGTGGGAAGGAATAAGGTTGCTCCACTAGAGCCTGATGAAGTTGAAACACTGTTGGGTTTCCCAAGGAACCACACTAGAGGAGGCGGGATAAGTCGAACTGACAGATACAAGTCACTTGGCAATTCATTCCAG GTCGACACAGTGGCATACCACTTGTCAGTTCTGAAGGACATGTATCCCAATGGTATGAacattctttctctgttttctgGGATCGGCGGTGCTGAGGTTGCCCTTCATCGTCTTGGCATCCCCCTTAAGAACGTTGTTTCAGTTGAGAAGTCAGAAGTGAACAGAAACATAGTTCGAAGCTGGTGGGAGCAAACAAACCAGAAGGGTAATCTTATTGACTTGGATGATGTGCAACAGCTAAACGGCGATCGTATCGAGAAGCTGATGAACACATTTGGGGGTTTCGATCTCATTGTTGGCGGCAGCCCTTGCAACAACCTTGCTGGGAGCAATAGGGTAAGCAGGGATGGATTAGAGGGTAAAGAATCTTCCCTCTTTTTTGATTACTGCCGTATTCTTGACTTGGTTAAGAATATAATGACCACCAACCAATGA
- the LOC107490066 gene encoding DNA (cytosine-5)-methyltransferase DRM2 isoform X1 codes for MIHDGITKKNRPEDLCLCKAERLKMELLQGGDESGGESDSFDWNSEDEREIENFQSSSLRLTVPNGAVLTGSGEASPSAGPSNSKVFDHFVSMGFPREMVSKVIEEYGEENEDKLLEELLSYSVIESSPQPQQRIEPNHCSLVLESPHQPQVKIEPDLSSSEGGVSSWENSDSDALSDEEEMTKSLRGSDNIVLTLVKMGYKQDEALIAIERLGCNSSVDELIDFIGVAQMAKAEDALLPPEEKPGISKLNKRRYYELEVLGRKRPKSCEKRIISEDDDEPLHLPNPMIGFGVPTEPAIIKHRKLPDDAVGPPYFYYENVALAPKGVWQTISRFLYEVEPEFVDSKFFCAAARKRGYIHNLPIENRFPLLPLPPRTIHEAFPLTRKWWPSWDTRTKLNCLQTAIGSAKLTERIRKALENYDGEPPEDVQRFVLEQCRKWNLVWVGRNKVAPLEPDEVETLLGFPRNHTRGGGISRTDRYKSLGNSFQVDTVAYHLSVLKDMYPNGMNILSLFSGIGGAEVALHRLGIPLKNVVSVEKSEVNRNIVRSWWEQTNQKGNLIDLDDVQQLNGDRIEKLMNTFGGFDLIVGGSPCNNLAGSNRVSRDGLEGKESSLFFDYCRILDLVKNIMTTNQ; via the exons ATGATTCATGATGGAATCACAAAGAAAAACAGG CCCGAAGATCTGTGTCTTTGCAAAGCTGAGAGATTGAAGATG GAATTATTGCAGGGTGGCGATGAGTCTGGTGGGGAGAGTGATAGCTTTGATTGGAACAGCGAAGATGAGCGTGAAATTGAGAACTTTCAGTCTTCTTCTTTACGTTTAACTGTTCCTAATGGAGCGGTTCTCACTGGGTCTGGAGAG GCAAGCCCCTCTGCAGGTCCATCTAATTCCAAGGTATTTGATCATTTCGTGAGTATGGGATTTCCGAGAGAAATGGTCTCCAAAGTAATTGAGGAATATG GTGAGGAAAATGAAGACAAACTACTTGAAGAACTTCTCTCGTACTCG GTTATAGAAAGTTCTCCTCAGCCCCAACAGCGAATTGAACCAAATCATTGCTCTTTG GTTTTAGAAAGTCCCCATCAACCACAAGTAAAAATTGAGCCAGATCTTAGCTCTTCTGAAGGTGGAGTGAGCTCTTGGGAAAACTCAGATTCTGATGCTTTATCCGATGAGGAG GAAATGACGAAATCTCTTCGTGGGAGTGACAACATTGTATTGACGTTGGTGAAAATGGGGTACAAGCAGGATGAAGCCCTAATTGCCATAGAAAGATTAG GTTGCAACTCTTCTGTAGATGAACTAATAGATTTTATAGGTGTTGCTCAAATGGCAAAGGCTGAAGATGCTCTTCTACCTCCTGAAGAAAAG CCTGGCATTTCTAAGTTAAATAAGCGAAGATATTATGAATTAGAAGTGTTGGGAAGGAAAAGGCCTAAAAGCTGTGAGAAGAGAATAATCagtgaagatgatgatgagccACTTCATCTTCCAAACCCGATGATTGGTTTTGGGGTTCCTACTGAGCCAGCTATCATAAAACACAGAAAACTTCCAGACGATGCTGTTGGGCCTCCTTACTTCTATTATGAAAATGTGGCACTTGCACCAAAGGGGGTTTGGCAAACTATTTCTAGGTTCTTGTATGAGGTGGAACCTGAATTTGTTGACTCAAAGTTTTTCTGCGCTGCAGCCAGGAAAAGGGGCTATATCCACAATCTTCCCATTGAAAACAGATTCCCACTTCTTCCACTTCCGCCACGTACAATACATGAGGCGTTTCCCCTAACAAGGAAGTGGTGGCCTTCATGGGACACTAGGACCAAACTAAATTGTCTGCAAACAGCTATTGGCAGTGCAAAACTAACAGAGAGAATCAGGAAGGCTCTAGAGAACTATGATGGAGAGCCACCTGAGGATGTCCAAAGGTTTGTTCTTGAGCAGTGTCGGAAATGGAATCTGGTTTGGGTGGGAAGGAATAAGGTTGCTCCACTAGAGCCTGATGAAGTTGAAACACTGTTGGGTTTCCCAAGGAACCACACTAGAGGAGGCGGGATAAGTCGAACTGACAGATACAAGTCACTTGGCAATTCATTCCAG GTCGACACAGTGGCATACCACTTGTCAGTTCTGAAGGACATGTATCCCAATGGTATGAacattctttctctgttttctgGGATCGGCGGTGCTGAGGTTGCCCTTCATCGTCTTGGCATCCCCCTTAAGAACGTTGTTTCAGTTGAGAAGTCAGAAGTGAACAGAAACATAGTTCGAAGCTGGTGGGAGCAAACAAACCAGAAGGGTAATCTTATTGACTTGGATGATGTGCAACAGCTAAACGGCGATCGTATCGAGAAGCTGATGAACACATTTGGGGGTTTCGATCTCATTGTTGGCGGCAGCCCTTGCAACAACCTTGCTGGGAGCAATAGGGTAAGCAGGGATGGATTAGAGGGTAAAGAATCTTCCCTCTTTTTTGATTACTGCCGTATTCTTGACTTGGTTAAGAATATAATGACCACCAACCAATGA
- the LOC107490066 gene encoding DNA (cytosine-5)-methyltransferase DRM2 isoform X5: protein MGFPREMVSKVIEEYGEENEDKLLEELLSYSVIESSPQPQQRIEPNHCSLVLESPHQPQVKIEPDLSSSEGGVSSWENSDSDALSDEEEMTKSLRGSDNIVLTLVKMGYKQDEALIAIERLGCNSSVDELIDFIGVAQMAKAEDALLPPEEKPGISKLNKRRYYELEVLGRKRPKSCEKRIISEDDDEPLHLPNPMIGFGVPTEPAIIKHRKLPDDAVGPPYFYYENVALAPKGVWQTISRFLYEVEPEFVDSKFFCAAARKRGYIHNLPIENRFPLLPLPPRTIHEAFPLTRKWWPSWDTRTKLNCLQTAIGSAKLTERIRKALENYDGEPPEDVQRFVLEQCRKWNLVWVGRNKVAPLEPDEVETLLGFPRNHTRGGGISRTDRYKSLGNSFQVDTVAYHLSVLKDMYPNGMNILSLFSGIGGAEVALHRLGIPLKNVVSVEKSEVNRNIVRSWWEQTNQKGNLIDLDDVQQLNGDRIEKLMNTFGGFDLIVGGSPCNNLAGSNRVSRDGLEGKESSLFFDYCRILDLVKNIMTTNQ from the exons ATGGGATTTCCGAGAGAAATGGTCTCCAAAGTAATTGAGGAATATG GTGAGGAAAATGAAGACAAACTACTTGAAGAACTTCTCTCGTACTCG GTTATAGAAAGTTCTCCTCAGCCCCAACAGCGAATTGAACCAAATCATTGCTCTTTG GTTTTAGAAAGTCCCCATCAACCACAAGTAAAAATTGAGCCAGATCTTAGCTCTTCTGAAGGTGGAGTGAGCTCTTGGGAAAACTCAGATTCTGATGCTTTATCCGATGAGGAG GAAATGACGAAATCTCTTCGTGGGAGTGACAACATTGTATTGACGTTGGTGAAAATGGGGTACAAGCAGGATGAAGCCCTAATTGCCATAGAAAGATTAG GTTGCAACTCTTCTGTAGATGAACTAATAGATTTTATAGGTGTTGCTCAAATGGCAAAGGCTGAAGATGCTCTTCTACCTCCTGAAGAAAAG CCTGGCATTTCTAAGTTAAATAAGCGAAGATATTATGAATTAGAAGTGTTGGGAAGGAAAAGGCCTAAAAGCTGTGAGAAGAGAATAATCagtgaagatgatgatgagccACTTCATCTTCCAAACCCGATGATTGGTTTTGGGGTTCCTACTGAGCCAGCTATCATAAAACACAGAAAACTTCCAGACGATGCTGTTGGGCCTCCTTACTTCTATTATGAAAATGTGGCACTTGCACCAAAGGGGGTTTGGCAAACTATTTCTAGGTTCTTGTATGAGGTGGAACCTGAATTTGTTGACTCAAAGTTTTTCTGCGCTGCAGCCAGGAAAAGGGGCTATATCCACAATCTTCCCATTGAAAACAGATTCCCACTTCTTCCACTTCCGCCACGTACAATACATGAGGCGTTTCCCCTAACAAGGAAGTGGTGGCCTTCATGGGACACTAGGACCAAACTAAATTGTCTGCAAACAGCTATTGGCAGTGCAAAACTAACAGAGAGAATCAGGAAGGCTCTAGAGAACTATGATGGAGAGCCACCTGAGGATGTCCAAAGGTTTGTTCTTGAGCAGTGTCGGAAATGGAATCTGGTTTGGGTGGGAAGGAATAAGGTTGCTCCACTAGAGCCTGATGAAGTTGAAACACTGTTGGGTTTCCCAAGGAACCACACTAGAGGAGGCGGGATAAGTCGAACTGACAGATACAAGTCACTTGGCAATTCATTCCAG GTCGACACAGTGGCATACCACTTGTCAGTTCTGAAGGACATGTATCCCAATGGTATGAacattctttctctgttttctgGGATCGGCGGTGCTGAGGTTGCCCTTCATCGTCTTGGCATCCCCCTTAAGAACGTTGTTTCAGTTGAGAAGTCAGAAGTGAACAGAAACATAGTTCGAAGCTGGTGGGAGCAAACAAACCAGAAGGGTAATCTTATTGACTTGGATGATGTGCAACAGCTAAACGGCGATCGTATCGAGAAGCTGATGAACACATTTGGGGGTTTCGATCTCATTGTTGGCGGCAGCCCTTGCAACAACCTTGCTGGGAGCAATAGGGTAAGCAGGGATGGATTAGAGGGTAAAGAATCTTCCCTCTTTTTTGATTACTGCCGTATTCTTGACTTGGTTAAGAATATAATGACCACCAACCAATGA